The DNA sequence AGAAAAatagattttctcttttcttctgactGTATaccttttacacacacacacacacacacacacacacacacggagctatttaaaaagtagaaaaatgcagTCACAATTTTTCTTCTCCATTCCTACATGTTTTGCCATTTTCTCAAGAGGAGGAGTTTTGAAGGGAGAACAGGTAGGGACAAGTAGAAAAGTGAGGGTAAGTCCCTTGATCCATGGAGGGTCCATGTGGAATGTATCTTGGGACGTGGTCACTGGTCTTACACATCAAGCAGAGCTGTAGGTGTGTCACCATCCTCAGCTCAACTCACTGCCTTGGTCCCTGGCTCTGCTTGCTCAGCTCCTCATCTCCCAGGAGGAAAATGCCTATGTCATTATGAAGGTTCTAGGTTGGGGCAGAATGCGGGGGGGAGGTCAGAAAATTTGCATGAAATGATACATGAAGAAACAGATTCTTCCCATCTGGAAAGTGAAATCGAAATGCAGGGGGAAGTAGAAGAACTGAAATGCAAGAGAGTAGAAAAGCACAGGCTTGGAGCCTAAAGATTGCTTCATAACCCATGGTTCCCTTCACTTGCTTCCCTTCTCATTTCTTATGGCTCAGGCCCCATCCAGAAACCCAGAGAAACCTCATCTGGAAGACCAGATgaagtgactcacacctgcaatctcagttatttgagaggtagagattgggagagtCATGATTCGAGAAAAACTTGGGGAAAAATTAGTGAGAGCTAGCTCAACAAACAATCTGGGCATGATAgtatgctcctgtcatcccagctactggataagtaggaagatcatgatctgaggccagtctgggcacaagcatgagaccctatctggaaaataagtaaagcaaaaagaactagagatgtggctcatgtggcagagcacttacctagcaagtgcaaagccttgatttcatatcccagtaccacaaaaaagagagagaaagaaaaatgaaatgaaatgaaacctCAACTGGAAAGTCAAGCAGTAGATGCTGACTCTCTGACTCCAGAGTAAGAAAAGGAAGTAGTATGacaagaggaaaaaaggagaaactaaAGTCTCATATTATGTAACAGGCAAAGTCCCACATTGCCCCACCACGCTGTCCTGGGTGAAATCTTTTTTCATGGGACTGTCCTGGATTCCTACCACCTTCCCCAAGATACTGCCTCAGTTGAACTGACTTCTCTTCTGAATTATCCAGGGACTGGTCATAGCTCTACTCTGAGCTTCATCTGACCAGCAAAGGAAGGATGGATTCCTTTACTATCTGAGAATCCAGGACCCCCCAGAGTAGTGTGGGATTCTAAGAGCAGGCTTACTTCCTGAGACACCCTTGGTGAAGCCTCAGCCTTCCTCAGCTGCTGAAGCAGAGCACAACTTCATCATAGCCCATTTCTTTGGAATGTGTTCACCTCTCGGAGAAGTTTGGCTCACCTTCTAGAATGCTCCATTATCTTCTGCACTGAGCTGTGGGGGTCACTCTCTGTGAGAGTCACTTCAGTTGGTAACTTTAGTAGTTCCCTATTGTAActataacaaattactacaaagtTGGGTGTCTTACAACAACACACATTTGTTCTCTTAAATTTCTGGGAGTCTTAGAAGTTCAAAATCATTTTCACTAGGGTGTGCTCCTTCTGGAGGAATTTCTGGGgagaaactattttcttttctttttcaccttCTAGAGCTACATTCTTGCATTACTTGGCTTGTGgactcttcctccatcttcaaagctagCAGCATAGCATTTTGCTTCAGTTGTCACATTGCTATCTTCTCTTCTATTGTCAaatttctctctgcctcccttaTAAAGATGCATGACTACATTTTAGGGTCTGACAAGATAATCCAGGACAATCTCTTCATCTCAAAATCCTTCACTCCATCCTATCTGCAAAGTCCACTTTGCCATGGATGGTAaaattcacaggttctggggagCAGGGTGTGGACATCTTGGGGGCCATTGTTCAGTCTACCACAGTGATCTATACTTTGTCCCCAGGCCTGGGGATCATCCATTCTCTCTCACATCCCATCTCCTCAGAACAGAGCTGTGTATCTTTCTCTAAATCTACACGCTAACTTTCTAGACTGCCATGACTTCCCCTCCCTTCACTTTCTTTATGTCTTGAGGATATTCTAGGATGGTACCATCCAGTGGGATGCTTTTCCTTCTCTGCTATCAGATGAGTCAGTTTTGAAGTAAGTTAATCTCTTTCTTACTCACTGATGCAAGAAGTAATCAGTCTCCAATATCCtgaatttttctccttcttccagatcCCCTGAAACTGTTTTGTGTtatggggtggagtgggggggaagagtggaaagaagaagaaatgagattTAGATAAAATTTGAGTTTGGAATTTTAATGACTGGATGTGGTCAGACAGTGTCAAGATCTTCCCAAGATGCTAAGGTGGAAGCAATGATGGGAGAAAAGCTAAGCATTTTGTGTTTATCCTCTGTAACAGTCAGGATAGGCTAGGCTGCTCCTAGTAACAAACTCTAGTGGATTCCACAAAAGAAAAGTTCCCCATTCACACAAAATCTGATGTGGGTTAAGTCATTGGTTCTCAAATTTAGTTTTACCAGAACCCCCTGTTGGGCTTGCTTAAGCTGGGATCCCTCAGCTCCACCCAGGAGACCCTGAGTCTGTAGgtctggggtgtgactcaagagtcTACCTTTCTAGTAAGCAATCAGGTGATGCTGTGCCACAAACTTGTCAAGTGGCCTTTGGCAAGTTACTTTCCAGTCCTTGGCTCTCagtttccatgaaataaaaactgTCCGGTTGGACCAGATGGTCTAAGGGGTCCTTCCAGGTTTAACACCCATGATTCTATGTCCCTCGGATCAGGCTTTATTGCACATATAATTCAATTTACTTAAGAAAGTTCTGGCTGAAAATTATTAAGTAGTCATGAGTTACATTCTCCTGTACATTTCAGAGCCACACCAGACACTTACGCTTCTGCCCTCAGGGTGACACTTCACATTTGCTTTGGACTTTAGAGAGCATGAACTAATGTGATCCTCATAACAACTCTGAGAGTACAGATgacaggaagggagagaaagaatacTAAAGGAGCCTGGCCACATGATGTGAGCTTTATGCATCATTTCCTAACAGTCCTCTCGGAGAGGGTCATACTacccccattttgcagataggaAAACCGAGGTCCAGTAAAGCAAAGTGAGTTGTCTAATGTTATGCTGATAATAAGATGACAAAAATCACTTTTCTGACTCTGaactccctcctcttccttctgtaTGGTGTGGTGTTGCTGCCTTTATTTATAATTTCCCCAGGAGATGTTCAATTGATAACCCTTAATAGCACAGCTGCCCCTTGGATCATCTCTTCATGATGCTCTCCAAGTAGACCCACAACCTCAGCAAGTCACTCCACTTCTCTGCACCTCTGTTTCTTCAGTAAAATTGAGAGCAACAGTCCCTGCCACGTAAGAGAGTTAAAATCCTTGTTGAAAGTATGAAGTGAGATCATGAATTCAGAGCATTTAGCCCAGAGCATATGTTTAGGGCTCAGTAATTGCTCATTCTTCCTGCTTTTGCAAATTGTAGTGGGTCTCTACTAATAGCACTAGGTAATCCCCTTCCCccaaatcacatttaaaaatcacaaagaaattgtttacattaaaaaaaaggttttattatgaaaatgcaTGAAGTCAACTGCATCATTCATGTATCCACAATAGCAGAGAAACAGTGATAGTGAACCATCCCCACGGGGGACATGTGTCCTTTGGGAAAAcataaataatggaaataatacCAAATACAATAACACAGCGTATAATAAGATTAAGTTAAGAGGAGGGACAGGAACTACTGAGAGGAATAAAGTGCATCTCATGGAGAGGCATTTGGGCTCAGGTGACTTTCCCTGAAGACGTCCTGCTCTAAGCCTGAAGCAGCTTAGTTCAGTTCCAAGTCATCCATGTACTCCTGGACCCAGGGCTCACTGGGGTTGGCGCACACTTGCCTGCCCCTTTTGGTTTGGAATCTGTGGGACAAGGAATGGACAGGTCAGAATCCTATGACGGCATCTGCTACTATCCTTTGCTTGTGGAAGTCATCTCCCTCTGCTTGACCTTGGTTCATGTTCGGCAATGCTAGAGGACATGCTTCTTCCTCAGTGGCCTTGGCATCAAACTTCCTGTAACTTCCTGCCCCACAGTGCTCCACATTAGGAACCAATGAGTTTTGCAACCATATGGATAGATCTCCCCATTCCCTACCACTCTTAGCAACGACTTGTCCGTGTGTTTTTCTAGCAGAGTTTAATGCCAGAATCACACGTCTGAATCTCATGTGAACTTCCTGACTTTTCCTGATTTCCTGGCCTCTATGTATCTTCCTTCCTAGGAGTCCCCTTCTTAGGCTCCTACCTGACCGCTTTCAGGGCTCAAAAAAGTGACCTCATGACCTGTTTCCTCACTGTTCTTTGGCAGAGCTTCAGCCCTAAGATCTGCCTCCCCTCAGCTAGATCACCTCTTGCCCCAGACTGGTCCCTCTTTAAATCCTGCCCTCACCCTCGTCTCCCAGAGCAGCCCAGGGGTTAATACTCACACCACAGCTGGCTGAGAGCAGAGGCTGCTGGTCTCATAGTAATCAATCACGAAGTTGCGAGGAAGCTTCCGAAGGGTGTACGAGAAGCAGCAGGAGGTGGGAGGGTCTGAACCCACTGGAAGGAAAGGTCAGGGTGAGATCAAAGCTCTACTTGGGAactgttcattttgttttctagCTATAGATCTTCAGTGAGCATCCCTGTGCACTACCAGAACCTCAAATATGGTCCCTCATATACACGCTCACCTACCCTAGGATGTAACTCGTTTGCTAAATAGAGAATCCTcagagaagacaagaaagaatTCTAAAAGACTAGAACTGGCTTGAGTCTCAGAACATGTCTCATACTTTTCATGTTGCAAATGGAGAAAACAAATCAAGGTATAGTGAGGAATAGCCTTAAACCAGTAGTCAGAGACAGAGCCAATTCAGCAGTCTGATTTCCAGCCTGCTTTTCCTCTATTGGCTCTTAAGTTTAGATATTAATATCTTGAATATCTAAACTAGAATGTCTACTAGACTCTACATTGAACAGAAGACTACATGGAAATCTTCccggctcccttttttcccctgCCCAGAGCCCACTGTTGGACCAACCCAACTGAAAATTGGGCTCTGCTTTCATGTTAGCCCTAGAAGTAGCAGCTGAAAGAGTGAACTTACTTGGCGCTGAGAGCACTGGCGAGCAGAAGGCAGCCCCAAGTACGAGGAGAGAGAGGATGGTCACGCAGAGCTTCATGGTCTTGGTGGAGGAGAGATTTGCACAGAGCTGAGACTGCAGAGCTCAGAAGTTTCAGAACCTGGCAGTGTCCTGTGCTGATCTGAGCTGGGAACCCCTTTTTATAGGGACTCTGAGGCCTGGACAGAGACAGGGGGCATAGCAGGGCCAGTGGAATTTCCAGGGTAAAGATGATGTCATGGCaacaaaaaggaaactgaagcaaaCTAAGAGTAGCTGAGAGTGAGGAGTTCCTCACAGCTCTTCATCACGGAAGAAAGGAGGGACTCAGTGGGGAGAAGTGGGCTGTGCACTAAAGGGAAGTGGTACACCAAAGACTATGACTGAGACTGGAGAGAGAGCTGTGGATCAGAGAGGGAGGATGAGAGGTTCACACCTACTGAAAAGTGCTTGGGGTCAATAACCTACTGCTCTTGGCAGTTGGCACCTTCAGAAACTGGAGGCTTCATGTCACTCTTCTTAGGTTAGCTGTAGTCTCCAGAACAAACCACAGAGGGAAGTTACTGACCATTACAGGCTCTTCCACATGAGATCAGCTTCATCCAGAAAGAGGGATCCAGGGAACCTGTCCAGaacaagaagggaaaagaaaagaaatcaagattTCAGGATATTTTCTTAGGCTGAGGAGAATGAAGTCAGTAAACTCAAGTTTGGAAGACACAAAGAATGTCCTTAAATAGGATTAGCTACCTAGCAAAGAGTTTGTCCATGTGATAGACAGTAAGTGTAACCAACCTAAGTGTGTGGGTATTTCTCATCCTGTCCATAAGGAATGCCTCATGTCCCCAGATGCTAGGGACCGTGTAGAAGATGAAGCTCACCAAGATCAGGGATACAGTAATGCATGAGATGGGGCAAATGAGGAAGTTCAGACAACGGGACCAAGATCTCACCCACCTTTAGCTCAGCTACTTTGACCCTCTGCTTGCTCCCAACCCTGTATTGTGACCTGTTCTGCcctgagaaagaaaatagaagagtgaaAGAGGAAGCCAAGCTCCTTGATGCTTTTGAGTTATTAGATAGAAGGGGACAGAGCAGCATCCTAGAGGTACTTCAAGGTCATTTGATAAAATACAAGGTTGTCCTACCTcatcctccccttctcttcccacACACAAGCTGCACTTAACCTTTTACCTCCATTCTCTCTGTCCTCATCCTTGTCTTTGTACAGGATTTGTTTCAAATGTTCTGGTTTTCCCCAAGACCCCCACCTGCCATTCTGTGTTCCCCGATAGCTCACATACTCATCTCTCTCACACTACCTCCTGGCTGATGCAATATCATTGTCATGTCTCAAAGACCTGGCTTTAGGAAAAGGAACATGCATCTGGGTTCCCCAGAGCCACATGGATTTCATTATCAATGGCATTTCAATTCAACCCACCTTCCTAATCACCTGCTGTTTGTAGATGAAACAGCTGAATGAAGCCCCACGTCCCACCCTCAAGGAGATCTTAGGCTGGTGATGGCATTGACAGTGTCAGAATAGCCATCCCATAAGGTGGAATAAGGGAAGTGACAAGAAAGAGGTAGAAATGGAGTGTCAGGAAGCCTGACGATGAAGGTGGGTGGTTCCAACTTAAGTCTAAACCCACAGTGTGCTAAGGACGAGCTTCTGTTCCCATGAGCCCAGAGTGCTGATCTTCAGAGACGGTGGAGCCATCTTCTCTGGGGGCATCAGGAAGATTAGTCTGGGAAGTAAGAGTCTTGTTTTGAATAGAGGGTCCTCAGAGAAGACAAGAATTCTAGAAGACTGGAACTGGGTTAGGTCTCAGAGAATGTTCCATTGCCTTCATGTTACAGACTGCAAACCATGGAGAGGACAAGGACTTGCTTAAACCAGTAGCTAGAGGTAGGGGCAGTCAGTCTGACTTCTAGCACATCCTTTTCCTCCATTGGTTGCTAAAATTGGACCTTGAATATTATTGACTGTCTACTAGACATGTGGGGAACCTCTGATGGTAATAGATTCTCGGAAGAGATTAGAGAAATGCTGGAGAGACAACGCTGTCGATGCAGACATTCTGGCCTTTTATAGGGTGGTGAGATTCAGGAGTGTTGGGGACAACACTAGGTTTGGGGGCCAAGAGCATGAACCTCTGGGAACTGGAATGCCTGGAACTGAACTGGAAGATTATTTGAGGGCAAATGTTGAGACTGAAAAATCAAGGTGAGCTGGGACATAGAGTCACATTGCCAAGATAATAACCAAGGAGAGGTAAATCCTGTGGTTTTGCCAGTGTGGTATTCATGGCATTTTGGGGAAATGGGAGCAGAAACTGAATTGTAGATCAGGCAGACAAACATACAATTATCCAAATTGAAGGGTTcacaatttcaaactatactgcaaagccatagcaataaaaacagcatgttactggcacaagaacagacataaaaaccagtggaacagactagaagacccaaatatgaatccacacagctatgccaaactgatttttgacaaagacacccaaagtatttgatggagaaaagacagcctcctcaacaaatgttgcagggaaaactggatatctgcatgtagaaaactgaaactagatccatgtctttcaccctgtacaagtattaactcaaagtggattaaagaccttgatataagaagctagtgcaagaaagagtGGGGAATagtttggaattaataggcatgggcaatgacttccttttttttttttttacataaaatttttttttcatttttcttttattattcatatgtgcatacaaggcttggtcatttcttccccctgcccccaccccctcccaaatggctcagcaactgagaaaaagtattgacaaatgggaactACTTGaagttaaaaatcttctgcatgcaaaagaaatggtcaccaggtTGATGagatagcccacagaatgggaggaaatctttgccagctatatatctgacaagggcttaataacaagaatattcaggaagctcaaaaaactaaacttctccaaaatcaatgacccaatgaagaaatgggcaaaggaactgaacagagctttttcaaaggaagaagtccacatggccaaaaaacagatgaagaaatgctcaacatccctggccataaaggaaatgcaaatcaaaatcacactaagattccacctcactccagttagatCGAACAATGACaaagttggtgaggatgagggaaaaaaggaaccttcatacactgttggtgggaatgtaaattagtacagccactatggaaaacagtatgtaggctcttcaaaaaagtaaaaagagaactgccatatgatccagcaattcctcttctagggatatacccaaaggagtggaaatcaagttacaataaaggcatctgcacactatagctaagctatggaaacaaccaagatgccccactactgaggaatggattaagaaaatgtggtatctatacacaatggaattttattcagcgatgaagaagaatgaaattttgtcatttgcaggtaaagagatggaactagagaacatcttaagtgaagttagcaggttcagaaagccaaaggtcgcatgttttctctcatgtgtggaatatagacctaacagaaatacaagcagtattatgaaaaacagatcatacaagagaggaagggtaaaagaaggaagttaagaaggtgaatatggttgatatacttcctatacaagaatgaatatagaaattgtAAGCCTGTCGAAATCACCCTAAGAAGGGACTaaagtggaaaggagaaaaatacaggagatgaaccaattcaggttataattacatatatacatggaaatgttccAAGGCAACCAATGTAGAGCTaccttaaatgaacaaaaatgttattttttccccaaaaatggagaacagaaaggcagaacaggtcctgtctggagggttggtaccagtgggaggggagaggatgcaGGGACAGGGTGTAGGGGGGTGACTATGGTGCaaattttgtgtacacatgtatgccggtggaaaaatgagacctgttgaaataattccaggaatgggggaggggagataaaggagaatgatggaggggtgaatttaactatgatacagtgtaagaacttctgtaaatatcacaatgtaacctCTGTTACGTTGTTCCAACTATTTACCTATCTGTTTCAAGGTAaatagttccatctatttacctgcaaaaaaatgtttaaaaaacagtaaattacattttatataaaaacaaagtgGAAGGTTCAAATAGTATCTGTAGGATAATGAGCTGGCTGAAGCAGGTCACCAGTGGCTGCAACCACTGAGCAAAGGAGTTCCAGACACATTGTTTTTAACATAGAAAGGGGCCTTAATCACCTGCCATGCGTGCTCTTTGGCTGTCTAGGGCAGAGGGCAGTGACTTCAGGGGGTGTTAAATTCCATGAAGGCAATGGAAGATGCTTTGAGATGAGTTTCAATATGTCACCAGTATTTAGTGGGTTGGAGAAAACTTTCCGTGTTCTTTATGAAGCATCTGCCCTTAAACTTGTTTCTACCCTCTTCCCATGCAGATCACAGGGAATCTTCCagcaagagaagaaaatactCCTATATAGTTTTATTGAACACCTAGTACGTGACAGGGCCTGTGACAGAGGTTGAGAATTCATGCTTCAGATGGTGGTTGTGAACAATCAAAGAAGGCTTCATGTCtaaattacttttcaaaattgtattagttcatttttcttttataaaaatatgcatgGTGGGCTGggggagtgcctcaagtggtagagagtctgcctagcaagcatgaggctctgagttcaaaccccagtactaccaaaaaacaacaaaaaaaaacccaagcaaacaagcaaaaatatgcaTGGTCGTTGTGCAAAATTTGGAATCTATAAGCAGGCATAAATCAGAACCAAAAAATTATCCTATCATTCCACAActacttttatattttactattaGTACCTAATAGTATTTCTTGAATTAATGTGTTATTATTGTTGCTTAATAATTCTTCCATGTTACTAAACACACAAACATTACCCAAAAATAGCACTAATGATTGCATGATATTTTACAATATGGATATGTCAAACTTTGTATTTACCCATTCTGCTATTTAGGTCAGTCCATTTAACTTGTTCtaaatttttctctgttataaGTTGTGTTAAGCCTTGAAGGATGAGAGAATAGAGATGGGTTATTTGGCAAAAAACAAGAGACcacataaaatacatttattgtgttctattgcacagtagggtgactacagaTAATGACAGCATACTAAATAGTTCAAAAAACtggaaggattttgaatgttttcactataaagaaatgagGAGCGGGTAGATGTGCTTATCCTGATTTCAACATTGCACAATGTTACATGTATCAAAGCATCACACAGTGCCATGAGTATGTCTACTTTTGTGTCAACCAAAATTTTTAGTTAAAACGCTTGAAATTTATGGAATAATAGTAGCTAGCATGTCACACAGCACTTACTATGAGGCAGCAATGTCTTAAGTCTCTCACAGATACTAATGGGTTTAATTCTCACAGACCCTTTGAGGTAAGGATTGTTATTCTCCCCTTTTACACATGAAGACACTGAAGCAAACGAGAGGTAAATAACCTGCAGGAGGACACACAGCAGATACACAGCAG is a window from the Castor canadensis chromosome 11, mCasCan1.hap1v2, whole genome shotgun sequence genome containing:
- the LOC109683321 gene encoding C-C motif chemokine 4; its protein translation is MKLCVTILSLLVLGAAFCSPVLSAPMGSDPPTSCCFSYTLRKLPRNFVIDYYETSSLCSQPAVVFQTKRGRQVCANPSEPWVQEYMDDLELN